The following coding sequences are from one uncultured Desulfobacter sp. window:
- a CDS encoding AMP-binding protein: MNKTHQLTVFDFFHRNAQMNGNGCALYYNGETRTHSELFDDSCRLTWGMARLNLPAGTRVAVIAKNHPAFFHLFAAASALNLCLVLVNRRLGEDELAHALDDTTPRIVIYDDDMRDKVGPLIQERSDIVHSFNLADNFASLYAPDPQDTIEPAAGSDPDLAYIIIHTAAVQGKPRGAVLSQTNLILANLQLMHAYGLDQTKTYLNILPLFHIMGVNIGLATLMAGGKNVIMEQFSPQAALDLIQAQHVSIFGSFPPILGRILECVQSQPTPPDLSCLEIVPGLESPETAEQWETLTGSTFWIMYGQTETSGLITFSPIFEAPGSAGRVSPLVRMIVADDLDHALPPGSTGEILIKGPLVFKGYWNADDLNAFTFRNGWHHTGDMGQMDENGYLYFKGRKPEKELIKPGGENVFPAEVEAALVSHEAVDKACVFGVPDAEFGEAVKAVCVLNDGCTVEEKELIAFAGTLIAGFKKPKCIVFVDQLPMTAAGEIDRFDIKEKYTREP, encoded by the coding sequence ATGAATAAAACCCATCAACTGACTGTCTTTGATTTTTTCCACCGAAACGCCCAGATGAACGGCAATGGATGCGCCTTATATTATAATGGCGAAACCCGAACCCATTCAGAACTTTTTGACGATTCCTGCCGATTGACCTGGGGCATGGCCCGGCTCAATCTGCCTGCCGGTACCCGGGTGGCCGTGATCGCCAAAAACCATCCGGCATTTTTCCATCTGTTTGCCGCGGCATCCGCATTAAACCTGTGTCTTGTGCTTGTTAACCGGAGACTGGGTGAAGATGAACTGGCCCATGCCCTTGATGACACCACACCCCGGATTGTCATTTATGATGATGATATGAGAGATAAAGTCGGGCCGCTTATCCAGGAGCGAAGTGATATTGTTCACAGTTTTAATCTGGCGGACAACTTTGCTTCCCTCTATGCCCCTGATCCCCAGGATACCATTGAACCGGCAGCCGGTTCGGATCCGGACCTTGCCTACATTATTATTCATACCGCTGCCGTCCAGGGAAAACCCCGGGGGGCGGTGCTCAGCCAGACAAACCTTATCCTGGCAAACCTGCAGCTGATGCATGCCTATGGGCTGGACCAGACAAAAACCTATTTAAATATTTTGCCCCTGTTTCACATCATGGGGGTGAACATCGGGCTTGCCACGCTCATGGCCGGGGGAAAGAATGTGATTATGGAGCAATTTTCTCCCCAGGCTGCGCTCGACTTGATCCAGGCACAGCATGTATCCATCTTTGGGTCCTTTCCCCCGATTCTGGGCCGCATCCTGGAATGCGTCCAGTCCCAGCCGACACCGCCGGATCTGTCCTGCCTTGAAATTGTCCCGGGCCTTGAAAGCCCGGAAACTGCCGAACAATGGGAAACGTTGACCGGGTCAACGTTCTGGATCATGTACGGCCAGACTGAAACGTCGGGCCTGATTACCTTTTCTCCTATTTTTGAGGCACCCGGATCCGCAGGCCGGGTATCGCCCCTGGTCCGGATGATCGTTGCCGATGACCTGGACCATGCCCTGCCGCCGGGCAGCACCGGCGAGATCCTTATTAAGGGGCCGCTGGTGTTCAAAGGATATTGGAATGCCGATGACCTGAATGCCTTTACATTCAGAAACGGCTGGCACCACACCGGTGACATGGGGCAGATGGATGAGAACGGCTACCTCTATTTTAAGGGTCGCAAGCCCGAAAAGGAGTTGATCAAGCCCGGCGGGGAGAATGTGTTTCCTGCCGAGGTGGAGGCGGCCCTGGTCAGCCACGAAGCCGTGGACAAGGCATGTGTATTCGGCGTACCGGATGCGGAATTTGGAGAGGCCGTCAAGGCCGTGTGCGTCCTGAATGACGGCTGCACGGTTGAAGAAAAAGAGCTGATTGCCTTTGCCGGCACCCTCATTGCCGGTTTTAAAAAACCTAAATGTATTGTGTTTGTGGATCAGCTGCCCATGACTGCCGCAGGAGAGATCGACCGTTTTGATATTAAAGAAAAATATACCCGCGAGCCGTAA